In Spirochaetota bacterium, the sequence AATGAAAAATATGAACGGTTTTCCCGGCTATGATACGGGTACCCGAAAATTAATCTACACCCCGCGTGAGGGTACGCGGCATGCACTTTCCATAGAATATCGGTCCACCGCTCACCGGTTCCCGTTCAAGAGCCCCGCCCCGCCGACGATGCGGCCATGCCCGTTGATACGGGGGTTCGCGGGGGCACGCTTCCGATCAATCCGGCACCTCGCGGGGAGTCATGGCGTTCCTCCGGTGCGCGTTTCCCGCATATCGGGTCCAGGCCCGGTGGTGGCGGCGCCCCCTGCCCGAATATCGGCCCCCCGGATTTTGCAGAAAAAATGTTGACAATAAAGGGGGTCCGTTGAAAATGAGTGAGTACTTACTCATTTTATTGGACTTTTCCGGTTCCCGCGCTATACGTATATTGGAACCGGCAGGGACCGGATAGCGGCATAAACAATTACTCGCAGGAGAACATGTATGATTATCGGTGTGGCGAAAGAGATCAAGACCGAGGAATACCGGGTGGGACTCACCCCCATGACGGTCAAGCCCTTCATCAATCACGGGCACACCGTGCTTATCGAACAGGGAGCCGGCGTGGGCAGCGGGTTTAGCGACGACGAATACAAGGCGGCTGGCGCCCAGATCATCGCGTCGAAAAAGGAGATTTTCGACAAGGCCGCGATGATCGTCAAGGTCAAGGAGCCCATCGCCGAGGAATACGGGCTCTTTCGCGAGGGCCAGATACTCTACACCTACCTGCACCTCGCCGCCAACAAGCCGCTTGCCGAGGCGCTCATGGCGAAAAAGATCATAGGCGTCGCCTATGAGACGATCGAATGCTCCGACGGCTCGCTCCCGCTGCTGACTCCTATGAGCGAGATCGCGGGCAGGCTCTCCATCCAGGAGGGCGCCAAGTACCTCGAGAAGCCGTTTGGCGGGCGGGGCATCCTGCTGGGGGGCGTGCCGGGCATACGCCGCGGCAACGTCGTGATCCTGGGAGGGGGCGTCGTGGGAATGAACGCTTGCAAGATGGCCGTGGGCCTTGGCGCCGACGTCACCATCATGGACGTGAGCGCAAAACGCCTCTCGTACCTTGACGACATATTCTCGACGCACGTGACCACCCTGTATTCCAACGAGAGCAATATCGAGGAAGCCGTACGGACCGCCGACTTGGTCATTGGCGCCGTGCTCATTCCCGGCGCGGCGGCCCCGAAGCTGCTCAAGCGCGCTCATCTCAAGCTCATGAAAAAGGGCGCGGTAATCGTGGACGTCGCCGTGGACCAGGGGGGATGCTTCGAGACCACGCGCGCGACCACGCACAAGGATCCGGTCTTCGTCGAGGAAGGAGTGGTGCATTACTGCGTCGCCAACATGCCGGGCGCCGTGGCGCTCTCCTCGACTATCGCGCTCACCAGCGTCACCTATCCGTACGGGCTCGCGATCGCGGATAAGGGCATCACCCAGGCCGCGCGCGATTCGAACGCGCTGTTGAAGGGCATCAATGTTCACCTGGGTAAATGCACGTACAAAAACGTGGCGGACAGCCTGGGGCTGGCCTACACGCCGATTGACAGCGTACTTTAAAGAAAAGCCCCGCGGCTGGAACCGCGGGGCTTTTCTTATCCGGAT encodes:
- the ald gene encoding alanine dehydrogenase, which gives rise to MIIGVAKEIKTEEYRVGLTPMTVKPFINHGHTVLIEQGAGVGSGFSDDEYKAAGAQIIASKKEIFDKAAMIVKVKEPIAEEYGLFREGQILYTYLHLAANKPLAEALMAKKIIGVAYETIECSDGSLPLLTPMSEIAGRLSIQEGAKYLEKPFGGRGILLGGVPGIRRGNVVILGGGVVGMNACKMAVGLGADVTIMDVSAKRLSYLDDIFSTHVTTLYSNESNIEEAVRTADLVIGAVLIPGAAAPKLLKRAHLKLMKKGAVIVDVAVDQGGCFETTRATTHKDPVFVEEGVVHYCVANMPGAVALSSTIALTSVTYPYGLAIADKGITQAARDSNALLKGINVHLGKCTYKNVADSLGLAYTPIDSVL